Proteins co-encoded in one Arthrobacter globiformis genomic window:
- a CDS encoding glycosyltransferase family 2 protein yields MPVPLASISVVIPTLNEALNLPWVLRRMPSYVDEVVIVDGRSLDNTVDVARALRLDVVVVSETHAGKGFAVRAGLAAASGDIIVMLDADGSMDPQEIGWFVSPLQHEFDFVKGSRYVTGGGSEDITLLRSAGNRALTRLANVVLHSNYSDLCYGYIAMRRECLQILELESEGFEIETELIVRASRAGLRIAEVPSNELTRISGNSNLNTFRDGWRVLRTLARECVGWEAPTAGARPESLRRVKYRYPSISLPHVPTDPATVLGLMAGD; encoded by the coding sequence GTGCCCGTTCCTCTGGCCTCCATCAGCGTGGTGATCCCCACACTGAACGAAGCCTTGAACCTCCCGTGGGTTCTGCGCCGCATGCCCTCATACGTCGACGAAGTGGTGATCGTCGACGGCCGCTCGCTGGACAACACGGTCGACGTCGCCCGTGCCCTGCGCCTCGATGTGGTGGTGGTCTCGGAAACCCATGCCGGCAAGGGTTTCGCCGTACGGGCCGGGCTTGCCGCGGCCTCCGGAGACATCATCGTCATGCTGGACGCCGATGGAAGCATGGATCCGCAGGAAATCGGCTGGTTCGTCTCGCCGCTTCAGCACGAATTCGACTTCGTCAAGGGCTCCCGATACGTCACAGGCGGGGGGTCCGAGGACATCACACTGCTCCGCAGCGCAGGCAACCGCGCCCTGACCCGCCTGGCCAACGTCGTCCTGCACAGCAACTATTCGGATCTTTGCTATGGCTACATCGCAATGCGGCGGGAGTGCCTGCAGATCCTGGAGCTGGAGTCGGAGGGGTTCGAAATTGAAACCGAGCTGATCGTGCGCGCCTCCAGGGCGGGTCTTCGGATCGCCGAGGTGCCCAGCAATGAACTGACCCGGATATCTGGCAACTCAAACCTCAACACCTTCCGCGACGGGTGGCGTGTATTGCGGACCCTGGCCCGTGAATGCGTGGGCTGGGAAGCGCCCACGGCGGGCGCACGGCCCGAGTCGCTCAGGCGCGTGAAGTACAGATACCCCAGCATTTCCCTCCCCCACGTTCCGACGGACCCGGCGACCGTCCTTGGCCTGATGGCAGGTGATTAA
- a CDS encoding glycosyltransferase produces MHSSEGLPAVSVVICSYTEERWDRLMAAVESVRAQTVPPQQTIVVVDYNMDLYKRLIFTVDDVVILENTGPKGLSGARNTGAAAATAGIIAFLDDDAVAAPDWLERLRSLYDDPDVLAVGGRVLPEWETSRPDYFAEELDWIIGCTHRGMPKVAAEVRNVIGANMSFRSQVLQVVGGFNTALGRQNSLPLGCEETEICIRAVIGSPGGRVVFEPAALVNHYVPAQRGTLSYMLRRAWSEGISKALVSKIVGHKRALGPERRYVRSVLPRAVASGISGRIRGTDPAGLRRAMAIVAVLAVTTCGYIRGRRLPLDPADAGLAPHEPHASWREVK; encoded by the coding sequence ATGCACTCTTCTGAAGGACTCCCCGCCGTTTCCGTGGTGATCTGCTCGTACACGGAAGAGCGGTGGGACAGGCTGATGGCCGCCGTCGAATCCGTCCGCGCCCAGACAGTGCCGCCGCAGCAGACGATCGTGGTTGTCGACTACAACATGGACCTGTACAAGAGGCTCATCTTCACGGTCGATGATGTCGTGATCCTGGAAAACACCGGCCCCAAGGGCCTCTCCGGAGCACGGAACACGGGCGCCGCGGCGGCGACGGCCGGCATCATTGCCTTCCTCGATGACGATGCCGTGGCAGCCCCGGACTGGCTGGAGCGGCTCAGGTCCCTCTACGACGACCCCGATGTGCTTGCGGTGGGGGGACGCGTCCTGCCGGAATGGGAAACAAGCCGGCCCGACTATTTTGCCGAGGAGTTGGACTGGATCATCGGCTGCACGCACCGCGGCATGCCCAAGGTGGCGGCCGAAGTGCGCAACGTCATCGGTGCCAACATGTCCTTCCGATCCCAGGTCCTCCAGGTGGTGGGAGGTTTCAACACTGCGCTGGGCCGCCAGAACTCGCTGCCCCTGGGCTGCGAGGAGACGGAGATCTGCATCAGGGCGGTCATCGGTTCGCCGGGAGGCCGCGTGGTGTTCGAACCGGCGGCACTGGTGAACCATTACGTTCCCGCCCAACGGGGCACGCTGAGCTACATGCTGCGACGTGCCTGGTCTGAGGGGATATCAAAAGCTTTGGTCAGCAAGATCGTCGGCCACAAGCGCGCCCTTGGGCCCGAGCGCCGGTACGTCCGGAGTGTGCTGCCGCGTGCCGTGGCCTCAGGCATATCGGGCAGGATCCGGGGAACGGACCCCGCCGGCCTGCGCCGCGCAATGGCCATCGTCGCCGTGCTGGCCGTCACTACCTGCGGGTACATCCGGGGACGCCGCCTTCCCCTTGATCCGGCGGACGCGGGTCTCGCGCCGCACGAGCCACACGCCAGCTGGAGGGAAGTCAAATGA